In Spodoptera frugiperda isolate SF20-4 chromosome 12, AGI-APGP_CSIRO_Sfru_2.0, whole genome shotgun sequence, a single window of DNA contains:
- the LOC118262961 gene encoding uncharacterized protein LOC118262961 → MGQYIVPVLLLAIVALSSSNVLPRSINDFNREQLGYDSQNDNTFSDRNERRNILDQIYKMYVAQQLKPESINDLQPKYADVDNNQDDDIFNILNKDDNYNGEGFRKEQWHNYPRQLDRLHNFYGRDTDKRNFDPDPNKEQYSEEVAPDRTNEIYIDSKPATNNVYDAVVAAPNPLLILEMRLACLNKDIGNANAQYANLIDGGLETNVREDDKNEFRNENPEVSVIKVKREGVTSSQSNEATDNQTQNKAVNKRIFSLWSRLQSLNHKGHELVAHRRHLHSFTGQLDSDGGGALTAETRATFLRPPGSPLRWG, encoded by the exons ATGGGCCAATATATCGTCCCCGTGCTGCTTCTAGCGATAGTGGCACTTTCCTCCAGTAATGTTCTTCCAAGATCCATAAATGACTTCAACAGAGAACAACTCGGGTATGACAGCCAAAACGACAATACATTTAGTGATAGAAATGAAAGAAGAAACATACTCGATcaaatatacaaaatgtatgtcGCACAACAGCTCAAACCAGAATCGATAAATGATTTACAACCGAAATACGCAGACGTTGATAATAATCAAGATGATGACATTTTTAACATCTTAAATAAAGATGATAACTACAATGGCGAAGGTTTTCGGAAAGAACAGTGGCATAATTATCCGAGACAATTGGATCGCCTCCACAACTTCTATGGGCGTGATACCGACAAGAGAAATTTCGATCCCGACCCGAATAAAGAACAATACTCTGAAGAAGTTGCACCTGATAGAACCAACGAAATTTACATAGACAGCAAACCTGCTACGAATAATGTCTACGATGCAGTGGTAGCTGCGCCTAACCCTTTACTAATCTTAGAAATGCGTTTAGCATGCTTGAATAAAGATATTGGAAACGCCAATGCCCAATATGCTAATCTTATAGATGGTGGACTAGAAACTAATGTGAGAGAGGACGATAAGAATGAATTCAGGAATGAAAACCCCGAAGTGAGCGTAATTAAAGTGAAACGGGAAGGCGTAACTAGTTCACAAAGTAATGAGGCAACAG ACAACCAAACGCAGAACAAAGCAGTGAATAAAAGGATCTTCTCGCTATGGAGTCGTCTGCAGAGCCTCAACCACAAGGGTCATGAGCTAGTAGCACATCGGCGACATCTACATTCGTTCACCGGTCAACTTGATTCTGATGGCGGAGGGGCCCTCACTGCAGAGACTCGAGCCACTTTCCTACGACCCCCCGGCTCCCCACTTAGATGGGGATAA